TATAACAACAGGTTCATTTTGTTTCAGCTCAGCTAGATAGTTCGAGGCAATGCCCCGATACTCACCCTGTCCACTCCAAGCCGGGCCGCGCACAACGCTTACTGTTATGCTAGCTCGATCTGGTAGGAGATGAGGAGAGCTAGAAATGGAATAGTATCGAGCTTTTAAAGGGGGCAAAAGCTCTAAAAATCGTTCGAAAGGTAATTCACAAGCGGGATAATGTTCCATAAGATCAAACATGGAGATGCGTTTTTTCAGAACATTGGTTTTGTAGTCATCCTCTTCAAGTAAGGCTTCTAATTCCCGTTTATGCGGCGGGCAGGTTGTATAAGAAGCAAGTTCGCGTAGCTGAGCACGTGTTGCTGCTTCCTGTAATTCTACACTGTGACTTAGTAGATCATATACACTTACCGGACGATCCAGAGGAAGATGAGCTGCACTACGTCCACTGCCACTAAGAATAAGATAATCATTACCGTTTAAACCAAAGCGATGTACAATACGCTCGACTAGCTGAGGAGAATTTTTGGGTAGAACACCTAAATGATCCCCTTCATGGTAATGCACTCCTGATGGAATAGCTATCTCGATATGGCGAGTGCTACGCTCGCTAGTCGCTCCTTGAAGCTCTCTATTCTCCGTAACGTATGAACGGTGAGCATCATAGGATTCGGCAAGAGGAACCCCCGCAATTCCATTCACATATTGAACCGAAAGCGTGTTACGCTCTCGCTCTTGATTTTCATTGATTTTTAGACCTAAAGCATTCATGACATCAGGCCACAATTGATGACGCCAATCATCAAGTTGTTTCTCAAAATCACCACTGGCGTCACCTTCACCTTGAATCGTAAGGCGTGTTGCTCCCTTTGCTTCGAGCTGTTGATTAATAAAGTGAGGAACCTGCTGGTATGTGCTGGCCCAATTATGGTCACCACATCCGAATACAGCATAGTTGACTCCTGTAAATTCTCCAGGCTCTACCTCCTCTAGCCATTGTACAAAATCTTTCGCATTACTCGGTGGTTTTCCGTTATAAGAAGAGGTGATAATAAATACCGCTCCGTCTTTGGGAAGCTTACCTAAATAATCATTTAATGGAGCAACCTCGCTCTTGAAGCCTTGAAAACGTGCATCCTCTGCAAGTTCCCTTGCAATGCCCTCCGCAGTGCCAAGATTGGAACCATAAAGCACCAGTAGAGGAGTATTGTGTGTATCAACGATGGTAGAGACTGTTGGCTGCGCTTGCGTTTTTTCGCGTTCTTTCTCTTTTCCGGTAATTTGAAAGGACAGTTCATTTGTACGTAAACGGACACGCATGGTAAAGTCTTCTGGTTTTAGGGTTAATGTTTCCTTAATGGTAAGCTGATAATGATTATGGTCAATGATGTCAAAGTATTTTAGAATCATACCAAGTACTAAGGTTGCCTCTTGAAGTGCGAATTGTTGTCCAATGCAGGCTCGCTGCCCGTTCCCAAATGGTTTATATGCATCATAGGGGATTTGACTTGGGTCTTCAAAGCGTTCAGGACGAAACTCCTCGACGTCCTCTCCCCAGACGCTTGTATCACGATGAAGAGTGGGAATGAGTACATTGACACTCTCTCCTTTTTTCAAAGGGTATTTTCCACCCAACATCGTATCTTTCTTAGCGTAAAGGGAGAAGGCAGGGGCTGTTGGCCAAAGTCGAAGAGATTCATTCAAAATCATTGTTATGTACGTAAGATTTCGCACTTCAGAATAAGTTGGAATGGAACCTGTTAATACACGGTCTACTTCCTCATATGCCTTTTGAAGCTTATCTGGATTTTTTAATAAAAAGTATAAAGCAAAGGATAATAGACCACTTGTGGTTTCATGACCAGCGATTAAGAAAGTAATAATCTGATACCGAATGTTTTCGTCATCCAATCCTTCGCCTGTTTGGGGGTCTTTACCTCTTAGCATATGGGAAAGCAAATCGTTTGTATCATGTTGATCGTGCTCTTTACGTTCAGCTATTATTTTATCTACAAGGGTAAACATGGCTTGTATGTCATGTTTAAATTGACGTTTTGTGATGACCATCAATTTATCTTTAATCTCTAAGCGCTGTAACTGGCTCATTGCTTCATCTAGAGCTCGAACCATGCTGGTGATAAAGGGATGCGGTTGTTCTCGATAAAAACTATTAAACCGATAATTAAAGCCGCACAACCCAATCGTATCAAGAGTAAGGCGTGTCATATCCTCTGGTACGTCAATACTCTCATCAGGGTTGAGGCGTGACCATTTCTGGATAAGCTGTACAGCGATGTCTACCATCATTGAATGGTATCCTTGCATTGCTCTTTGGCTAAAGGAAGGAAGCAGGATGTTATGAGCTTTTTGCCAATTGGTCTCTTCGGTTGAGCTAGTAAAAAGACCATCGCCAGCAAATGTTCTTACTTTTTGCAAGGGAGGCCATACATTCTTATCAAAACGAGATTCATCACAAGCCTCTGCTACTAATTGGTGATTGGAAATATAGGTACTAATACGACCTCCTGGGTACTCCAGTCGGAAGATAGGCCCGAGTTCATTGGCAAGCTTCATGATGGATTGAATCGGCATCTCTGGATTGATTAAAGGCAAATTTCCAAGGGGACCAAAGGTTTTTGGTTGTGGAATGTTTTGTGAGTGAGAAATCGTAATCAATCCTCTCTAGTACATATTTCTTGGTTATTCTCGTTTCTCTTTTAGGGGTTGCTACCTTATTTTTACAAGGATTGACTGGTTTTATTCGGTTTGTTCGGAAAGATTACTAGTAATAAAATGGACTTTATAGAAACCGAGTAGGTGAATCTCTACAATAAGCATGCGCAACATTCATTCGTATGCTGAGATCTATTTGCGTATAAAGGAGAAGATATAATCTATGGCTACTACAGTAGGCTCAATTGTCGATATTAAAGGCATAAAGATAGGACATCAACAAGATGAGGAAGCACTTACAGGCTGTACTGTACTTCTCATGGAGCGAGGTGCAGTATGCGGAGTTGACGTTAGGGGTTCAGCTCCAGGCACCCGTGAGACTGATTTGCTTTCCCCGATAAATAAAGTTGATCAAGTCCATGCGATATGCTTGTCTGGGGGAAGCGCGTTTGGTCTGGATGCAGCTAGCGGGGTGATGCGTTATTTAGAGGAGCAGGGAATTGGCCTCGATGTAGGAGTAGCAAAAATACCGATTGTTCCAGCCGCAGTACTATTTGATCTTGCTTTAGGGGATGCTTCGATCCGCCCTACGGTAGACATGGGCTATGAAGCGGCAAAGCAAGCGAGTGAAAAGAAGTTTGCAGAAGGAAATATTGGAGCCGGTTGTGGAGCTACTGTTGGAAAGATGGCGGGTTTTGAACGAGCAATGAAAGGCGGTCTAGGCACAGCGTCTCGTGAATTGAGTAACGGGTTACTTATTGCAGCAATTGTTGCTGTCAATGCCGTTGGTGAGGTGCGTTGTCCTGTAACTGGAGAAAGACTTGCAGGAGCACGTGGAGAAGATGAGGAGTTATTGGATATCTACGATTGTATGGAAAGAGCTACCTTTGATGTAATACCAGATGGTGCGAATACCACAATTGGCGTAGTAGCTTGTAATGCAATCCTAACCAAAGCAGAAGCGAATAAAGTTGCTCAAATGGCACATGATGGACTAGCTCGCACCATTTATCCGATTCACACCATGTACGACGGTGATACGCTATTCGCGATTGGAACAGGAGAAGTAAGGGCATCTGTGGATTTGATAGGTGCAATAGCAGCAGAGGTAATGGCAGAAGCTGTTGTAAGAGCTATAAAGGCAGCAGAGCCAGCAGGGAATATTCCATCCTACCGTAGTAGAGAACGTAAAAGCAGAAATGATATTGTAACGAAATGTAAATAGTTATCCATGATTAATAAAGTGATTTATTGCTAGGTACATATGTCAAATCGGTATTACTCCCGTAGCATGTAGTTGTGGAATCGATGTGAAATTTTGTCATTTTTATGAAATGTTATCAGCTTCTAATTGGATAAAAGTTTTTTTAGCCAAGCACAATGTCTTCGTCTTTGTGCTATTTGGCATGCTTTTATTCAGGATAAATCGTTATTAAATAAGCATTCTTGCCCTGTTATGTGTTGATAGTCCTATACAATCTCATCTGTGAATTTTTCGTAATGTCCAAAAACGGTACATTTTAGTAAAGAAAAACTTGATTTTTTTAACGTTTAGAAATTAAAACTTTTGTGATTCCATACCGATATTAGGGATAGTGCCCTATTTACATAAATGATAGGTCTAGAAGCAGGGAAGAAGAAAGAGAGGGGAAAGAGTTGTTTTCCAACATGAAAATATCTACCAGGAATTTATTGTTTACAGTTCTTAATACAATGTTGATCGGAGCTGTATTAATCTTAGCAAGTTTCATGATTCAAGGACGAGTCCTCATAGATATGCTAGAAAAAGATACCCACGCCTTGTTACAGTCACAATCTCTACATGTTTCTGCAAAAGACATACATGAGGCAGTTAGAAATCCTGATCTGAACGCTTCCATACAGAAGAAACTTACAGAGGAGCTTGACCAGATTAGTAAAGAGCATCCTCAGATTAAACAAGCATATGTTTTTGGGGTTGAATTGAAAGAGGGAAATCAGACTACTATTATTTCTCAACCATCTCAAATTCTCGAGTTTATGAAATCAGAAGGAATTAAATTGGGAGATATGCTCCCTCAGCCAGACGTCATTGTGAAAGGAATACAGCATCTTATCACTACCAAACAAGATACGATGACCTCTATTTATGATGATGATTTAGGTACTTGGATTTCGGCTCTTCATCCGATCATGGATAACAGTGGACAGATTGTTGCTTATTTCGGAATGGATGTCGATGCCAGCATGGTAACGCACGGACAGGACGCGCTGTTGCTATACTCTTCCATATTGTTATTTATTTTATTACTCATCAATTTGATCTTTCAGTATTGGATTGTGAATCGTACATTTAAACCAGTTCAAGAGCTTATGCGAGGCATTCATGAAATGAGTAAAGGAAATTTAGATGTTCGTTTGCGTGAAGGAAAGGACGAACTGGGTCAGGTTAACAACAAGTTTAACCTAATGGCAGAAAATATGCGTACGATTATGATGACAATTCGCGAATCTTCTAACCAGTTAGTAAAGAATTCACAGCAATTACATACGATTATGGAAGTAAATAACCAGCATGCCACAACAATCACGGATAACATTCAAGAAATGTTCCAACACACCAACCAGCAAAATATTGCTACAACAGAATGCGCAAAATCATTGGACGAGATGGTGATCAGTGTTGATAGCATCGCCAATAACTCAACAGAGGTTCATCACACATCTCTTAACATGAAAGATCAGGCTGAATCCGGTCAATACTCTGTCACCAAAGTGGCGGATCAAATGCATTTAATTCAGCATTCTGTGCAGGAATCTGAAAATATTATTAATGTGCTACAATCACAGTCAGGTAAAATTGGTGAGATTGTCAAAATGATTTCCGAAATTGCGAACCAGACGAATCTACTTGCCTTAAATGCAGCAATTGAAGCGCAACGAGCAGGTGATCACGGTCGAGGCTTCTCAGTTGTTGCGGATGAGGTACGAAAACTAGCTGAACAATCTAAGCGCTCGGCAGAAGAAATCAGCCAGTTAATCGGGGATATTCAGGAACGCACAAATACAGCAGTAATCTCTATTCGCCAAGGTTCGGAGCACGTCCAGGATGGTGTGAAGATCGTACAAGAAACGGGTGAGATATTCCGTCATATGGTACAGGCAAGTACAGAGGTATCCGACCGTATGCAAGAGGTTTCTGCTTCGACGCAACAAATGGCAGCTGAAACAGAGGAAGTTACCTCTGTGGTGAAACAAGTATCGGAAAATGCACTAAAAAACACAAAATCAGCAGAAAACATCCAGGCCAAGTCAGATAATCAGTTAGCTTCTTACCAAGAAATTTTAGTGTCTGTTGACGGATTGAGTAAAATAGCGCAGGAATTAGATAAGGCGCTTTCCCAACTAAGATTAGAGGAACACAAGTAGATTTTCATCTCTACGAGAGTGTTGGGCAGTCAGCAGAATGCTAATAGTGAGTAGAGAGAGGAGAGATCAGATGCTGGTCTCTCTTCTTTTTTCACCTTTTCACATACATACAAATTATTTAGGAGGCAGGAGTTTATCATGCACAATACAACAAGATACGAACCAATAACGTTCCCACTAGACAATAATCGCTTCGGTCAGCTCACAAATACTGTGACGGCAAGAAGCTCGTATGATTTGACTCCGTATATGACAAAGTTATGGGAAAAGGGACAGGAGATTCATTTATTGGCCGTGTACATCATGTGGTTGCACCGAGTCAGCGGGACTGAGCAGATTACACTGGGTACTCTTGTGCAAGAGAAATGGGTACCAGTAACGATAACCGTTCAACAAGGGATGAGCTATAATGATTTACTTGATCAGGTTGAACAAGCATGGAAAAGCAAGACAGAACAAACTGATGCTTCCTACTCATTCATGCAATTCCCAAGTACATTTCGTGTACAAGAAGAACCACTATTTCATATCGAATCACAATTGGCTGCTCCCCTACATTCTGGAATCATCGTGAACGAAACAAAAGCTAGGTGGAATATGTATTATGATTCCCACAGCTTCCGTGAGCAGACAATTGATCGGTTTATGGAACAACTCGAACGTCTAGCAGAACAGGCTGTGCTGTATCCACATATTACTTTTACTACTTATCCGATGCTGTCTCGAATGGAACAGCAGCTTTATCAATCGATTAATCAGACAGTGGAAGCATTCCCAGCAGAAAAAACGATTTTGGATATCTTTCACGAGGTAGTAGAAGCGTATGGGGAGAGGGTAGCCTTACAGACAGATGAAGCTACGTATACATATAACCAATTAGAAGCGGCGTCTAATCGGGTTGCTACAATGTTACTACAGCATGGAGTTGAGCTAGGGCAATATGTATCATTATTTATGGAGCGAAGTATCGAAGCTACCATAGCACTACTAGGGATATTGAAAGCAGGGGCAGCTTATGTTCCATTAGACCCACACCATCCGAGAGAGCGTAATGCTCATATTATTACTGAGACGAATTCTCATGTGGTTTTATCTAGTCTTGCCTATCGAAATTTAGTGATACAAGCTATTCCTAAAGCGCAGGTGCTATGGATCGAAGACATTGAACTATATTCTGAGAAAGCTGTAAAACCAGCTATTAGCCCACTGCACCCAGCCTATGTTATTTTTACCTCGGGGTCTACAGGAACACCTAAGGGAGTTATTCTACATCATCAAGGAGTGGTGAATTACGGACTCGCTGTTAGAAAAATGATGAATGTGACAGAAGAGGATATCTTTACGCAGTTCATCACGTTTAGCTTTGATGCATCCATACATGAGTTGTTTGGTGGTTTGTTAAACGGGGTTACCTTACATTTTTTGACGAACGAAGAAAGAATGGATTCGATTGCTTTTGCAAAAGCAGTAAAGCGTGTAGGAATTACATGCATTCCTGGCATCCCCGCGGCTTTCTTTAATCAATTAGTAAAAACGTTGCCAAGCACGGAAGCAGACAGCTTTGCCAAAGTTAAAAGCATAGGGGTAGGTGGAGAACTATTAACTGGTGAGGTAGTACGTTCCTTCCAAGCTACATTTTCACGTGAAACCATTATTTATAATTTGTATGGACCTACGGAATGCACGGTGACAGCTACGTACCATGCTGTGACAAAACCGGTTTCAGATGCTACCATCAGCATCCCAATTGGCAAACCTCTTGCAAACTATGAGATATATCTTGTCAACGAATCATATCAGCTGTGCCCCATCGGTGTTCCAGGAGAAATTCTGATTAGCACGGTAGGGATTTCAAAAGGCTATCTGCATATGCCTGAGAAAACGAAGGAAGTCTTTATTCCAGATCCGTTCTCACAAGGCTCAGGAAAAA
This is a stretch of genomic DNA from Brevibacillus laterosporus DSM 25. It encodes these proteins:
- a CDS encoding bifunctional cytochrome P450/NADPH--P450 reductase, whose product is MITISHSQNIPQPKTFGPLGNLPLINPEMPIQSIMKLANELGPIFRLEYPGGRISTYISNHQLVAEACDESRFDKNVWPPLQKVRTFAGDGLFTSSTEETNWQKAHNILLPSFSQRAMQGYHSMMVDIAVQLIQKWSRLNPDESIDVPEDMTRLTLDTIGLCGFNYRFNSFYREQPHPFITSMVRALDEAMSQLQRLEIKDKLMVITKRQFKHDIQAMFTLVDKIIAERKEHDQHDTNDLLSHMLRGKDPQTGEGLDDENIRYQIITFLIAGHETTSGLLSFALYFLLKNPDKLQKAYEEVDRVLTGSIPTYSEVRNLTYITMILNESLRLWPTAPAFSLYAKKDTMLGGKYPLKKGESVNVLIPTLHRDTSVWGEDVEEFRPERFEDPSQIPYDAYKPFGNGQRACIGQQFALQEATLVLGMILKYFDIIDHNHYQLTIKETLTLKPEDFTMRVRLRTNELSFQITGKEKEREKTQAQPTVSTIVDTHNTPLLVLYGSNLGTAEGIARELAEDARFQGFKSEVAPLNDYLGKLPKDGAVFIITSSYNGKPPSNAKDFVQWLEEVEPGEFTGVNYAVFGCGDHNWASTYQQVPHFINQQLEAKGATRLTIQGEGDASGDFEKQLDDWRHQLWPDVMNALGLKINENQERERNTLSVQYVNGIAGVPLAESYDAHRSYVTENRELQGATSERSTRHIEIAIPSGVHYHEGDHLGVLPKNSPQLVERIVHRFGLNGNDYLILSGSGRSAAHLPLDRPVSVYDLLSHSVELQEAATRAQLRELASYTTCPPHKRELEALLEEDDYKTNVLKKRISMFDLMEHYPACELPFERFLELLPPLKARYYSISSSPHLLPDRASITVSVVRGPAWSGQGEYRGIASNYLAELKQNEPVVIFVRTPESQFTLPTDTETPIIMIGPGTGVAPFRGFLQARKYYQQQDKRLGEAHLYFGARHPEHDYLYQEELEQYEKEGIVTIHTAFSRVEGQPKTYVQHLMKQDEYELIRLLDQGARLYVCGDGSRMAPDVEATLISSYKTIHSVSEEEAQAWLDKLQRDEQYVKDVWTGT
- a CDS encoding P1 family peptidase, with amino-acid sequence MATTVGSIVDIKGIKIGHQQDEEALTGCTVLLMERGAVCGVDVRGSAPGTRETDLLSPINKVDQVHAICLSGGSAFGLDAASGVMRYLEEQGIGLDVGVAKIPIVPAAVLFDLALGDASIRPTVDMGYEAAKQASEKKFAEGNIGAGCGATVGKMAGFERAMKGGLGTASRELSNGLLIAAIVAVNAVGEVRCPVTGERLAGARGEDEELLDIYDCMERATFDVIPDGANTTIGVVACNAILTKAEANKVAQMAHDGLARTIYPIHTMYDGDTLFAIGTGEVRASVDLIGAIAAEVMAEAVVRAIKAAEPAGNIPSYRSRERKSRNDIVTKCK
- a CDS encoding methyl-accepting chemotaxis protein, which translates into the protein MKISTRNLLFTVLNTMLIGAVLILASFMIQGRVLIDMLEKDTHALLQSQSLHVSAKDIHEAVRNPDLNASIQKKLTEELDQISKEHPQIKQAYVFGVELKEGNQTTIISQPSQILEFMKSEGIKLGDMLPQPDVIVKGIQHLITTKQDTMTSIYDDDLGTWISALHPIMDNSGQIVAYFGMDVDASMVTHGQDALLLYSSILLFILLLINLIFQYWIVNRTFKPVQELMRGIHEMSKGNLDVRLREGKDELGQVNNKFNLMAENMRTIMMTIRESSNQLVKNSQQLHTIMEVNNQHATTITDNIQEMFQHTNQQNIATTECAKSLDEMVISVDSIANNSTEVHHTSLNMKDQAESGQYSVTKVADQMHLIQHSVQESENIINVLQSQSGKIGEIVKMISEIANQTNLLALNAAIEAQRAGDHGRGFSVVADEVRKLAEQSKRSAEEISQLIGDIQERTNTAVISIRQGSEHVQDGVKIVQETGEIFRHMVQASTEVSDRMQEVSASTQQMAAETEEVTSVVKQVSENALKNTKSAENIQAKSDNQLASYQEILVSVDGLSKIAQELDKALSQLRLEEHK